From a single Nicotiana tabacum cultivar K326 chromosome 8, ASM71507v2, whole genome shotgun sequence genomic region:
- the LOC142163469 gene encoding uncharacterized protein LOC142163469, with the protein MYFDGIAHREGAGAGIVFITSQGEVLPYSFTLTQRCSNNVAEYQALILGLEMAVDIKQLQLQVFGDSKLVINQILGSYEVKKPELVLYHKYAQRLVSWLGEVTFQHVPRKKNKRADALAALASTLSLPGQTQVVVCQGWVVPPPNDYEEEESEAENILFLRLKLKTGDNH; encoded by the coding sequence atgtattttgatggcaTTGCACATCGTGAAGGAGCTGGCGCTGGAATAGTGTTTATCACTTCTCAAGGAGAAGTTTTGCCATATTCTTTCACTTTGACACAACGGTGCTCCAATAATGTTGCTGAATATCAAGCGctcatacttgggcttgaaatggctgtgGATATCAAACAATTGCAATTACAAGTATTTGGAGACTCCAAATTAGTGATCAATCAGATTTTGGGTAGCTATGAGGTTAAGAAGCCAGAATTGGTGCTATATCACAAATATGCTCAAAGATTGGTAAGTTGGCTTGGAGAGGTAACTTTTCAACACGTGCcgagaaagaaaaataagagagctgatgcaTTAGCAGCCTTAGCTTCTACATTATCTTTGCCTGGTCAGACACAAGTCGTTGTTTGCCAAGGATGGGTAGTTCCTCCACCAAATGACTATGAGGAAGAAGAAAGCGAAGCTGAGAATATTCTGTTCTTAAGGTTGAAATTAAAGACTGGAGACAACCACTAA
- the LOC107821301 gene encoding uncharacterized protein LOC107821301, whose translation MVKRPKKKMIKKNWKKTKIAENHYQRLRLPVTFEEFLRSWNSEEVDICDAKITFTDDDLLLGETYHNRPLFMVGFVREKRISRILIDDGSGVNILPIRTVKELGIPMDELCEIRLMIQGFNQGGQRAIWAIKLEINMGDLHSSAWMHVIDAKTSYNILWIVADDKPFTEAESYFVDAKFYLKNYVSKEVKVDDVILTKSVAKKVDATTSKQNITVEKDQVLHDRNKMNEASSIKKVTHVLRYVPKARKVQDPSSELQGKVLGDLTLPIKRIDAVKSCTKLLKGFVKSSSHNSLPNLALPTKCTNEGFDPNAYKLLAKDGYDPKKPSKLGKLPSEASNTTQKMMMEKGYPLKQSREGLGYKQPPLIYISIKRASCNYITAKEVSTMLNNKPSVFDLLTKPRTSVFDRLGPLKKENKCHGSNRRIGAPNSLKKEILTIDYPRLIPSRMRRETKLVFSCGEVLKAKCLDNHVCHHISFNDGDPQEDEDAKDAPLELEEGVKTTVDALKEVNLGVVEDPKPTYISASLTVDEESKYIELLKEFKDVFAWSYK comes from the exons ATGGTGAAAAGACCCAAGAAGAAAATGATAAAGAAGAActggaagaaaacaaaaatagcgGAGAATCACTACCAAAGGCTACGTCTTCCAGTGACATTCGAGGAATTCCTGCGAAGCTG GAATTCTGAAGAAGTGGACATTTGTGATGCAAAAATCACATTTACTGATGATGATCTTTTACTTGGTGAAACATACCATAATCGCCCCCTATTTATGGTTGGCTTTGTGCGAGAAAAGAGAATAAGTAGAATCTTGATCGATGATGGGTCTGGTGTCAATATTCTCCCAATTCGTACTGTCAAAGAGCTTGGCATACCTATGGATGAACTATGTGAAATTCGTTTGATGATTCAAGGGTTCAATCAAGGGGGGCAAAGAGCTATATGGGCTATCAAATTGGAAATAAATATGGGAGATTTGCATTCGAGTGCATGGATGCACGTGATTGATGCAAAGACCTCATATAATATCTT GTGGATAGTTGCTGATGATAAGCCTTTTACCGAGGCTGAATCATACTTTGTTGATGCAAAATTCTACTTGAAGAATTACGTCTCAAAGGAGGTTAAGGTTGATGATGTAATATTGACCAAAAGTGTTGCAAAGAAGGTTGATGCAACAACTAGCAAGCAAAATATTACAGTTGAAAAAGATCAGGTGCTTCATGATAGGAACAAGATGAATGAGGCATCTTCAATTAAGAAAGTGACTCATGTTCTCCGTTATGTCCCAAAGGCAAGGAAGGTCCAAGATCCATCTTCTGAGCTACAAGGTAAGGTGTTAGGAGACTTGACCCTTCCTATCAAGCGAATTGACGCAGTTAAGTCGTGTACAAAATTGCTTAAAGGGTTTGTCAAATCATCAAGCCACAATTCGCTTCCAAATCTAGCACTTCCTACAAAGTGCACAAATGAGGGTTTTGACCCAAACGCCTACAAGTTGTTGGCAAAAGATGGATATGATCCCAAAAAACCATCCAAGTTGGGAAAGCTCCCGTCTGAAGCTTCAAACACTACTCAAAAGATGATGATGGAGAAAGGGTACCCACTGAAGCAATCACGTGAAGGATTGGGTTACAAACAACCCCCGCTAATCTATATCTCCATTAAAAGGGCAAGTTGTAACTACATTACTGCTAAAGAAGTGTCTACGATGCTTAATAACAAGCCTTCTGTGTTTGACCTACTTACGAAACCAAGGACCTCAGTCTTTGACAGGTTGGGACCGCTGAAGAAGGAAAACAAGTGCCATGGAAGTAATAGAAGGATTGGAGCACCTAACTCCCTTAAAAAGGAGATTTTGACCATAGACTACCCACGTCTgattccttctagaatgaggcgagAGACAAAACTTGTATTTTCGTGTGGAGAGGTCCTTAAAGCAAAG TGCCTTGATAATCATGTATGTCATCACATATCTTTCAATGATGGTGATCCTCAAGAGGATGAAGACGCTAAAGATGCACCACTAGAGCTTGAAGAAGGGGTGAAGACAACGGTTGATGCACTAAAAGAAGTCAATCTCGGAGTAGTTGAAGATCCAAAGCCCACATATATAAGTGCCTCTCTAACTGTTGATGAAGAGAGCAAATATATTGAGCTACTTAAGGAGTTCAAAGACGTATTTGCTTGGAGCTACAAGTAA